One window from the genome of Sphaerotilus microaerophilus encodes:
- a CDS encoding IS630 family transposase: MRVAPAIELSQEEEAELIRLAHSKATSVRLAERARIVLLAAQGLQNLQIAQELGIDRITAGRWRQRYIKSGLAGIERDLPRGAPPVKVDVAKLVELTTQSQPEAATHWSTRKMAAVLQVSPSTVMRHWQANGLKPHLVRGFKVSRDPKFVEKLEDIVGLYMSPPEHALVLCCDEKSQVQALDRTQPGLPMKKGRAQTMTHDYKRHGTTTLFAALNVLDGTVIGQCQQRHTHAEWLKFLRQIDRETPKGKTLHLIADNYATHKHAAVQAWLAKHPRFHMHFTPTSASWLNMVERFFRDITTERLRRGVFTSVGELEAAIKAYVAHHNTSPKPFIWTKSARDILQKVIRANSRLSGKQNGTLH; this comes from the coding sequence GTGCGAGTTGCCCCTGCGATCGAGTTGAGTCAAGAGGAGGAGGCTGAGTTGATCCGGCTGGCGCATTCGAAGGCGACCAGCGTTCGACTGGCCGAGCGTGCGCGCATTGTTTTGCTGGCCGCGCAAGGCCTGCAGAACCTGCAGATCGCCCAGGAGCTGGGCATCGACCGGATCACGGCGGGTCGCTGGCGCCAGCGCTACATCAAGTCCGGACTGGCGGGCATCGAGCGGGACCTGCCGCGCGGGGCACCGCCGGTCAAGGTGGACGTGGCCAAGCTGGTGGAGCTGACCACGCAAAGCCAGCCCGAGGCCGCCACGCACTGGAGCACGCGCAAGATGGCTGCGGTGCTGCAGGTCAGCCCCAGCACGGTGATGCGTCACTGGCAGGCCAATGGGCTCAAGCCGCACCTGGTGCGTGGCTTCAAGGTCTCGCGCGACCCGAAGTTCGTCGAGAAGCTCGAAGACATCGTGGGGCTGTACATGTCCCCGCCCGAGCACGCCCTGGTGCTGTGCTGCGACGAGAAGAGCCAGGTGCAGGCACTGGACCGCACGCAGCCGGGCCTGCCGATGAAGAAGGGTCGTGCGCAGACGATGACGCACGACTACAAGCGCCACGGCACGACCACGCTGTTCGCTGCGCTCAACGTGCTTGACGGCACGGTCATTGGCCAGTGCCAGCAGCGGCACACGCACGCCGAGTGGTTGAAGTTCCTGCGCCAGATCGACCGCGAGACGCCCAAGGGCAAGACCCTGCACCTGATTGCCGACAACTATGCCACCCACAAGCACGCGGCGGTGCAGGCGTGGCTGGCCAAGCACCCCAGGTTCCACATGCACTTCACGCCGACCTCGGCGTCTTGGCTGAACATGGTGGAGCGCTTCTTCCGCGACATCACCACCGAACGCCTGCGGCGCGGCGTGTTTACCAGCGTGGGCGAGCTGGAGGCGGCGATCAAGGCGTACGTCGCGCATCACAACACCAGTCCCAAGCCGTTCATCTGGACCAAGAGCGCTCGCGACATCTTGCAGAAGGTCATTCGCGCCAACTCCCGGTTAAGTGGGAAACAGAATGGAACACTGCACTAG
- a CDS encoding caspase family protein: MSRRLTALVIGNADYADAGKLKNPGNDATDIAAKLTECGFTVATHLNCSHQEMDQALKDFKRALKDSDVGLFFFAGHGMQVDGSNYLAAVDTDVSGEIEAKHSSLPLNQVIEVMEKADNASSIIILDACRNNPFERAWERSMSSRGLAPVYAPRGTMVAYATSPGQIASDGRGRNGAYTAALLEHLATPDCSVESMFKRVRNTLSTATGGKQISWEHTSLAGDFFFNLSLGARIDEYADTSLRDSLFVIDDKKTSHGVIRALKTHDWYQQNPAVEKFTADLAGRASSNSLFVVGRNIYQAACGSSNAATAYIADFMSRTAGLKPEKRKALLDGMLFEVFFDPDARLRKEFKLQRFQELFRLQQHARLKSSVVFDC, translated from the coding sequence ATGAGCCGCCGCCTTACAGCACTCGTCATCGGCAACGCGGACTACGCGGATGCCGGCAAGTTGAAGAATCCCGGGAACGATGCAACGGACATCGCCGCGAAGCTCACGGAATGCGGTTTCACCGTTGCCACACACCTGAACTGCTCGCATCAGGAGATGGATCAGGCGCTCAAGGACTTCAAGAGGGCGCTGAAGGACAGTGATGTCGGGCTGTTCTTCTTCGCAGGCCACGGTATGCAGGTTGACGGTAGCAACTACCTTGCCGCCGTCGATACTGACGTAAGCGGCGAAATCGAGGCCAAGCACTCCTCCCTGCCGCTGAATCAGGTCATCGAAGTGATGGAGAAGGCCGACAACGCTTCAAGCATCATCATCCTTGACGCCTGCCGCAACAACCCGTTTGAGCGCGCCTGGGAGCGGTCGATGAGTTCCCGTGGCCTCGCACCGGTCTATGCGCCAAGGGGAACGATGGTTGCCTACGCCACTTCTCCCGGTCAGATCGCCAGTGACGGCCGCGGGCGGAATGGCGCCTACACGGCGGCGCTTCTTGAACACCTCGCGACCCCTGACTGTTCCGTCGAGAGCATGTTCAAGCGAGTGCGCAACACGCTCAGCACTGCGACAGGCGGCAAGCAGATTTCATGGGAGCACACGTCTCTCGCCGGCGACTTCTTCTTCAACCTGAGCCTCGGCGCCCGGATCGACGAGTACGCCGATACGTCGCTGCGCGACAGCCTGTTCGTCATCGACGACAAGAAGACATCCCACGGGGTCATCAGGGCGTTGAAGACCCACGACTGGTACCAACAAAATCCCGCAGTTGAAAAGTTCACTGCCGACCTTGCCGGACGTGCATCATCGAACTCGCTCTTCGTCGTCGGTCGCAACATCTATCAGGCAGCATGCGGAAGCTCAAACGCCGCGACCGCATACATCGCCGATTTCATGTCCCGCACAGCCGGGCTGAAGCCCGAGAAGCGCAAAGCTCTACTGGACGGGATGTTGTTCGAAGTCTTCTTCGACCCCGATGCGCGCCTTCGCAAGGAGTTCAAGCTACAGAGGTTTCAGGAGCTGTTTCGTCTGCAGCAGCATGCCCGCCTCAAGTCTAGTGTAGTGTTTGATTGTTGA
- a CDS encoding arylsulfatase, translated as MRTPFSHTHIAAATLALCLGSLSTASAQAPQGPTARPNILVIMADDIGPSNVGIYSHGMMVPTPNLDRIAREGLLFTDHYAEPSSTAGRAAFITGQMPIRTGLTTVGLPGSPIGHDKRDPSLAEVLKPLGYRSAHIGKHHLGDRDEHLPTAHGFDYFFGNLYHLNAEEEPEQADYPKDPAFRKKYGPRGVLEARAGEAPRDLGPLTALRMQTIDDESTARSLKFIEESARSGQPFFLWHNPTRMHIYTHLKPESRLLAAPYSSEEDIYGSGMMEMDGHVGQLLAKLDELGLAKNTIVVFTSDNGPQSFTFPDGGTTPFRGEKSSTWEGGYRVPMMVRWPTAIQPGSVSNAIQTHYDLFTTLARAAGVAKVDELLLQSHKVRIDGLDQLDHWQGKAPGPRNHFIYYNERELVGVRMGPWKGLFKEREGFFDPLHPSFAFFNLRMDPYERNATGKDSNRLGMRKAWIGMQIQELLTGHAISLRQFPPRQMGASLSPSERAGTAAKQ; from the coding sequence TTGCGCACCCCCTTCAGCCACACCCACATCGCGGCCGCGACCCTCGCCCTGTGCCTGGGCAGCCTCAGTACCGCATCGGCCCAGGCGCCTCAAGGGCCAACCGCCCGGCCCAACATCCTGGTCATCATGGCCGACGACATCGGCCCCAGCAACGTCGGCATCTACAGCCACGGCATGATGGTGCCCACGCCGAACCTGGACCGCATCGCACGCGAGGGCCTGCTGTTCACCGACCACTACGCCGAGCCCTCGTCCACCGCCGGCCGCGCCGCCTTCATCACCGGCCAGATGCCCATCCGTACCGGCCTGACCACTGTGGGCCTGCCGGGCTCACCCATCGGCCATGACAAGCGCGACCCCTCGCTGGCCGAGGTGCTCAAGCCGCTGGGATACCGCAGCGCCCACATCGGCAAGCACCACCTGGGCGACCGCGACGAGCACCTGCCCACCGCCCACGGCTTCGACTACTTCTTCGGCAACCTCTACCACCTCAACGCGGAGGAGGAACCCGAGCAGGCCGACTACCCGAAGGACCCGGCCTTCCGCAAGAAGTACGGCCCGCGCGGCGTGCTCGAAGCCCGGGCCGGCGAGGCCCCCCGCGACCTCGGGCCGCTGACGGCCCTGCGCATGCAGACCATCGACGACGAGAGCACCGCGCGCTCGCTGAAGTTCATCGAGGAGTCCGCCCGGTCGGGGCAGCCCTTCTTCCTCTGGCACAACCCGACGCGGATGCACATCTACACGCATCTGAAGCCCGAGTCGCGCCTGCTCGCAGCGCCCTACTCGTCGGAGGAGGACATCTACGGCAGCGGCATGATGGAGATGGACGGCCATGTCGGCCAGCTCCTCGCCAAGCTCGACGAGCTCGGCCTGGCGAAGAACACCATCGTGGTGTTCACCTCGGACAACGGCCCACAGAGCTTCACCTTTCCGGACGGCGGCACCACGCCGTTTCGCGGCGAGAAGTCCTCCACCTGGGAAGGCGGCTACCGCGTGCCCATGATGGTGCGCTGGCCGACGGCGATCCAGCCCGGCTCGGTCTCCAACGCCATCCAGACCCACTACGACCTGTTCACCACGCTGGCGAGGGCCGCCGGCGTGGCCAAGGTCGATGAGCTGCTGCTGCAAAGCCACAAGGTCAGGATCGACGGGCTCGACCAGCTCGACCACTGGCAGGGCAAGGCCCCAGGGCCTCGCAATCACTTCATCTACTACAACGAACGCGAGCTGGTCGGCGTGCGCATGGGCCCCTGGAAGGGGCTGTTCAAGGAGCGCGAAGGCTTCTTCGACCCACTGCATCCCAGCTTCGCCTTCTTCAACCTGCGCATGGACCCCTACGAGCGCAATGCCACCGGCAAGGACAGCAACCGCCTGGGCATGCGCAAGGCCTGGATCGGCATGCAGATCCAGGAGCTGCTGACCGGGCACGCGATCAGCCTGCGTCAGTTTCCACCGCGCCAGATGGGCGCAAGCCTCAGCCCGAGCGAACGTGCCGGCACTGCCGCGAAACAGTGA
- a CDS encoding site-specific integrase — protein sequence MPSKPRSRLDPSSRTRGCAQLDRHIPAYRHYLADRGNAAGYARSCEAAVAHLSLWMKGAKKRLADVDEGLVAEFVDHHLPGCHCPTSARHPSSVRAALGHLLVVLRAAGAIAPQPLDMTEVGQELRRYDQYMQQVRGLAPNTRNGALRLVEALLRQHFGNDAIRFEVITPERVRRFFAAQAKNYKAPTSLSTVVAALRGYFRWRATLGDRTHALVGALAYPANWQLASLPKSLEPAEVELLEAALGQSGPSMLRADAMVRCMLDLGLRSGEVARLSMDDIDWDAGTITLRRTKGRREDVMPLPEATGQAIAAYLHRERPKTQHRMIFARHMTPRERPIGPDLVRKTIRQAYARAGLPYTRSHLLRHTMAGRLLAGGASLKEVADVLRHRSLNTTLIYAKLDSGSLVEVALPWPGIPAVATTGRAS from the coding sequence ATGCCTTCCAAGCCTCGTTCTCGCCTCGATCCTTCCAGCCGCACTCGCGGCTGTGCACAGCTGGATCGCCACATCCCGGCCTACCGCCATTACCTCGCGGATCGCGGCAATGCCGCCGGCTACGCGCGCAGCTGCGAAGCCGCCGTGGCGCATCTGTCGCTGTGGATGAAGGGCGCCAAGAAGCGCCTGGCCGACGTCGACGAGGGGCTCGTTGCCGAGTTCGTCGATCACCACCTTCCCGGCTGTCATTGCCCGACCAGTGCCCGCCATCCGAGCAGCGTGCGGGCCGCGTTGGGCCATCTGCTCGTCGTCCTGCGTGCCGCCGGCGCCATCGCACCCCAGCCGCTGGACATGACCGAGGTGGGTCAGGAGCTGCGCCGCTACGACCAGTACATGCAGCAGGTGCGGGGGCTTGCCCCGAACACGCGCAATGGAGCGCTGCGCCTCGTCGAAGCGCTGCTGCGCCAGCACTTCGGCAACGACGCCATCCGCTTCGAGGTCATCACGCCGGAGCGCGTGCGCCGCTTCTTCGCAGCGCAGGCCAAGAACTACAAGGCGCCGACAAGCCTGAGCACCGTGGTGGCGGCGCTGCGCGGCTACTTCCGCTGGCGTGCGACGCTGGGTGACCGCACACACGCGCTGGTTGGTGCGCTGGCGTATCCGGCGAACTGGCAATTGGCATCGCTGCCCAAGTCGCTGGAGCCGGCAGAGGTCGAGCTTCTCGAGGCCGCCCTTGGCCAGAGCGGGCCCTCGATGCTGCGTGCCGATGCGATGGTGCGCTGCATGCTCGACCTGGGCCTGCGCAGCGGCGAGGTTGCACGCCTGAGCATGGACGACATCGACTGGGACGCCGGCACGATTACCTTGCGTCGCACGAAGGGTCGACGGGAGGACGTGATGCCGCTGCCCGAAGCCACCGGGCAGGCGATCGCCGCGTACCTGCACAGGGAGCGACCCAAGACCCAGCACCGCATGATCTTCGCCCGCCACATGACGCCACGCGAGCGACCGATCGGGCCGGACCTCGTGCGCAAAACCATCCGCCAAGCGTACGCCCGTGCCGGACTGCCGTACACGCGCTCGCATCTGCTGCGCCACACGATGGCGGGCCGCCTGCTGGCCGGCGGGGCCTCGCTCAAGGAGGTGGCTGACGTGCTGCGCCACCGTTCGCTGAACACGACGCTGATCTACGCCAAGCTCGACAGCGGCAGCCTGGTCGAAGTGGCCCTGCCATGGCCTGGCATCCCTGCGGTTGCCACGACCGGGAGGGCATCATGA
- a CDS encoding MFS transporter — protein MQRHLTLILLTLIATVQFFDRALMVVVMEPVKHEFSLSDSQLGLLSGLSYAVAFALAGIPLGWLADRVNRQRLLAGLLLAWSALVAACAQAGSFAALVASRVGIGAADAGGQPCSVSMLADLYSRERRAGAVAVLYAGVPLGMAGGFMGGAMLAAYHGWRAGFMAAAVMGGALSVLLILLVREPRRGASDGPASASEQPPPPLTVTLRFMLGQRSLVHLFAASVLVTISSSAVMSWIGSLLIRSHGLDLPGVGLLTAVCMGGFGALGTLLFGWASDRLGEEDMSRQLRLMAALALGLTLAGSVVALAPSIIAVAVALALFAACVAGLNGPTYALSQSLVRLRMRGLSMSVLIVALNLIGVGVGPTLAGVLSDLFASRFGESSVRWAMVCLLLITLPAVLLFSRAALTVRDDLDRAQAHHAP, from the coding sequence ATGCAACGGCACCTGACGCTGATACTGCTGACCCTGATCGCCACTGTGCAGTTCTTCGACCGAGCGCTGATGGTGGTGGTGATGGAGCCGGTCAAGCACGAGTTCAGCTTGAGCGATTCGCAGCTGGGACTGCTCTCCGGACTCAGCTATGCGGTGGCCTTTGCGCTGGCCGGTATTCCGTTGGGCTGGCTGGCAGACCGCGTCAATCGCCAGCGCCTGCTGGCCGGCCTGCTGCTTGCCTGGAGTGCGTTGGTTGCCGCTTGTGCTCAGGCCGGCAGCTTTGCCGCCTTGGTCGCAAGCCGCGTGGGCATTGGCGCAGCAGATGCCGGTGGCCAGCCCTGTTCGGTCTCGATGCTGGCTGACCTGTATTCACGGGAGCGCCGCGCCGGCGCTGTGGCGGTGCTCTACGCCGGAGTGCCGCTGGGCATGGCGGGCGGCTTCATGGGCGGCGCCATGTTGGCCGCCTACCATGGCTGGCGCGCCGGCTTCATGGCCGCCGCCGTGATGGGTGGCGCCCTCTCCGTACTGCTGATCCTGCTGGTACGCGAGCCACGGCGGGGCGCCAGTGACGGCCCGGCATCAGCCAGTGAGCAGCCCCCGCCGCCACTGACCGTCACCTTGCGCTTCATGCTCGGCCAGCGCAGCCTGGTCCATCTGTTCGCTGCCTCCGTTCTGGTAACCATCAGCTCTTCGGCGGTGATGTCCTGGATCGGCTCGTTGCTGATACGCAGCCACGGTCTGGACCTTCCCGGCGTCGGCCTGCTCACCGCCGTCTGCATGGGCGGATTCGGCGCCTTGGGCACCCTCCTGTTCGGCTGGGCAAGCGACCGGCTGGGCGAAGAGGACATGAGCCGCCAGCTGCGCCTGATGGCGGCGCTGGCCCTGGGCTTGACCCTGGCCGGCAGCGTGGTCGCGCTGGCGCCCTCGATCATTGCGGTAGCCGTGGCGCTTGCACTGTTCGCCGCCTGCGTGGCCGGGTTGAACGGACCGACGTATGCGCTGTCGCAATCGCTGGTTCGGCTGCGCATGCGGGGGCTGTCGATGTCGGTGCTGATCGTGGCACTGAACCTGATCGGCGTGGGCGTGGGTCCGACGCTCGCCGGTGTGCTCAGCGATCTGTTCGCCAGCCGGTTCGGCGAGTCTTCGGTGCGCTGGGCCATGGTGTGTCTGTTGCTGATCACGCTCCCTGCGGTGCTGCTGTTCAGCCGTGCCGCTCTCACGGTGCGCGACGATCTGGACCGAGCCCAAGCCCACCATGCCCCCTGA
- a CDS encoding tyrosine-type recombinase/integrase: protein MSEARHHRKADPPGFPALVQQFFTEYLVAQRALSPRTVASYRDAMTLFLAYATDHLRKTPMALQLTDITPELVLKFLAHLERERHNSVRSRNLRLTALRAFLKFAGRRDVSALHTVEQVMAVPMKRFERPLLGHLTRPEMIAVLGQPGSDWTSQRDHLLLSLLYNTGARVSEIVGVRVVDVVLGGAACVHLHGKGRKDRSVPLWQSTAAAVRAWLHANPELRGSAALLPNRSGHPMTRCNVAQRLALAVDRAAAEQPSLKTKRVSPHSLRHTTAMHLLQSGVPFNIIALWLGHESTNTTHRYVEANLEMKEKALARLEAPDIKLQRFKASDDLMKFLRSL from the coding sequence ATGTCTGAGGCCCGTCATCACCGCAAGGCAGACCCTCCAGGCTTCCCGGCACTGGTGCAGCAGTTCTTCACCGAGTACCTGGTCGCGCAGCGTGCGCTCAGCCCGCGGACGGTGGCCAGCTACCGCGACGCAATGACGCTGTTCCTCGCGTATGCGACCGACCACTTGCGCAAGACGCCGATGGCCCTGCAACTGACGGACATCACGCCGGAGTTGGTTCTCAAGTTCCTGGCCCACCTGGAACGCGAGCGGCACAACTCGGTGCGCAGCCGTAACCTGCGGCTGACGGCGCTGCGGGCGTTCCTAAAGTTCGCCGGCCGCCGCGACGTGAGCGCGCTGCACACCGTCGAGCAGGTGATGGCCGTGCCGATGAAGCGCTTCGAGCGGCCACTGCTCGGTCACCTGACGCGGCCCGAGATGATCGCCGTGCTGGGGCAACCTGGCAGCGACTGGACCTCGCAGCGCGACCATCTGTTGCTCAGCCTGCTCTACAACACCGGCGCACGGGTGTCGGAGATCGTCGGGGTGCGCGTCGTCGACGTGGTGCTGGGCGGTGCGGCATGCGTCCACCTGCATGGCAAGGGACGCAAGGACCGCTCGGTGCCGCTGTGGCAGTCGACCGCAGCGGCCGTGCGAGCGTGGTTGCATGCGAACCCCGAACTGCGCGGCTCGGCGGCGTTGCTGCCCAATCGATCTGGCCACCCGATGACACGGTGCAATGTGGCGCAGCGGCTGGCCCTCGCGGTCGACCGTGCTGCCGCCGAGCAGCCGAGCCTGAAGACCAAGCGCGTCTCGCCGCACAGCCTGAGGCACACGACCGCCATGCACCTGCTGCAAAGCGGCGTACCCTTCAACATCATCGCCCTGTGGCTCGGCCATGAGAGCACGAACACGACGCACCGCTACGTTGAGGCCAACCTGGAGATGAAGGAGAAGGCGCTCGCGCGTCTGGAGGCGCCGGACATCAAGCTACAGCGCTTCAAGGCCAGCGATGACCTGATGAAGTTCCTGCGGAGCCTGTGA
- a CDS encoding tyrosine-type recombinase/integrase, translating into MTIGLTALVERYLIERRTLGFQLKSPAYSLRSLAEYVRRTRHRGPLTLEVMAEWARLDSHASVDPRTWARRLKNLRSFARWMQQFEPATEVPDDTIFGRLPERQAPHIYSPEEVQQLLAAARELGPSPGLRGLVYETLFGLIASCGLRLSEALSLTVADVDLRRGVLTIRRTKFAKSRQVPLHPSTAKALGRYRWTRDVAGASRDDDAPFSIGTRGRLFGKPISGHQVERVFATLRSELGWINRGTHHAPRIHDLRHTFVVRRILLWQQHGIDVDEAMLALSTYVGHAMVTNTYWYLQAVPELMAVAAKRFEACMPEFSHV; encoded by the coding sequence ATGACCATCGGCCTGACCGCGCTCGTTGAGCGCTACCTCATCGAACGCCGCACCCTGGGCTTCCAGTTGAAGTCGCCGGCCTACAGCCTGCGCAGCCTGGCCGAGTACGTCCGGCGCACGCGCCACCGGGGACCTCTGACGCTGGAGGTCATGGCCGAGTGGGCGCGTCTGGACTCGCACGCCAGCGTCGATCCCCGGACATGGGCCAGGCGACTGAAGAATTTGCGCTCCTTCGCACGATGGATGCAGCAGTTCGAACCAGCCACTGAGGTGCCCGACGACACGATCTTCGGTCGGTTGCCCGAGCGCCAGGCGCCGCACATCTACAGCCCCGAGGAGGTGCAGCAGTTGCTGGCTGCCGCGCGCGAACTCGGCCCCAGCCCCGGCCTGCGCGGACTGGTCTACGAGACGCTGTTCGGCTTGATCGCCAGTTGCGGCCTGCGCCTGTCCGAGGCGCTGTCGCTGACTGTCGCCGACGTCGATCTGCGCCGCGGTGTGCTGACCATCCGCCGCACCAAGTTCGCCAAGTCGCGCCAGGTGCCGCTGCATCCGAGCACGGCCAAGGCCCTGGGTCGCTACCGCTGGACGCGGGACGTGGCCGGCGCGTCACGCGACGACGACGCGCCGTTCTCCATCGGCACCCGCGGCCGCCTGTTCGGCAAGCCGATCAGCGGGCACCAGGTGGAGCGCGTCTTCGCCACGCTGCGCAGTGAACTGGGCTGGATCAACCGCGGCACCCACCACGCGCCGCGGATCCACGACCTGCGGCATACCTTCGTGGTCAGGCGCATCCTGCTGTGGCAACAGCACGGCATCGACGTGGACGAGGCGATGCTCGCGCTGTCGACCTACGTCGGGCACGCGATGGTCACCAACACCTACTGGTACCTGCAGGCGGTGCCGGAGTTGATGGCGGTGGCGGCGAAGCGCTTCGAGGCGTGCATGCCGGAGTTCAGCCATGTCTGA
- a CDS encoding anaerobic sulfatase maturase, whose translation MPPETHSLPRCHLPPLPQGRAYRFHTMVKPAGARCNLDCPYCFYLHKTELLGHEAHARMDEALLAQHIRQTLEANTGDSVVFSWQGGEPTLMGLPFYETVVALQRRHARPGQRIENDLQTNGLLLDASWVTLLKREGFHVGLSIDGPRELHDRYRPTKGGTPSFDKVMRAARLLREAEVPFAALCVVNRDVARAPREVYRFLADEVGTWRIQFTPCVETRGFAQQAPARLPAAQQPLLGSERARPGHSLSIVTDWSVDPEDYGRFLCEVWDEWLAQDFGRVHVNVFETAVAQSLGLPAQMCTSGPFCGKALALEHDGSLYSCDHFVYPEYRLGHIAEQHEGDLAFSAQQVAFGLAKSDTLPGHCRRCPQLKLCWGECPKNRLLRTPDGEPGLNYLCSGLQRFYAQVQTDMPALRRRLGR comes from the coding sequence ATGCCCCCTGAAACCCACAGCCTGCCGCGCTGCCATCTGCCCCCACTTCCGCAGGGGCGCGCCTACCGCTTCCACACCATGGTCAAGCCGGCCGGCGCGCGGTGCAACCTGGACTGCCCCTACTGCTTTTATCTGCACAAGACCGAGCTGCTGGGACACGAAGCCCATGCCCGCATGGATGAAGCGCTGCTGGCGCAGCACATCCGCCAGACCCTCGAGGCCAACACCGGCGACTCCGTGGTCTTCTCCTGGCAGGGGGGCGAGCCCACCCTCATGGGCCTGCCCTTCTACGAGACCGTGGTGGCACTGCAGCGCCGTCACGCCAGGCCCGGCCAACGCATCGAGAACGATCTGCAGACCAATGGCCTGCTGCTGGATGCGTCCTGGGTGACCTTACTGAAGCGCGAGGGCTTCCATGTCGGCCTGTCGATCGACGGCCCGCGCGAGTTGCACGACCGCTACCGCCCGACCAAGGGCGGCACACCCAGTTTCGACAAGGTGATGCGGGCCGCCCGGCTGCTGCGCGAGGCCGAGGTGCCCTTCGCGGCACTGTGTGTGGTCAACCGCGACGTGGCGCGCGCGCCGCGCGAGGTCTACCGCTTCCTGGCCGACGAGGTGGGCACCTGGCGCATCCAGTTCACGCCCTGCGTCGAGACGCGCGGTTTCGCGCAGCAGGCTCCGGCACGGCTGCCGGCGGCTCAGCAGCCGCTGCTAGGCAGCGAGCGCGCACGACCCGGCCACTCGCTGTCCATCGTCACCGACTGGTCGGTCGACCCCGAGGACTATGGGCGGTTCCTGTGCGAGGTGTGGGACGAATGGCTGGCGCAGGACTTCGGCCGCGTGCACGTCAATGTGTTCGAGACCGCGGTCGCCCAGTCGCTGGGCCTGCCGGCGCAGATGTGCACCTCCGGCCCGTTCTGCGGCAAGGCCCTGGCACTGGAGCACGACGGTAGCCTCTACAGCTGCGACCACTTCGTCTACCCCGAGTACCGGCTGGGCCACATCGCTGAGCAGCATGAAGGCGACCTGGCCTTCTCCGCGCAGCAGGTGGCCTTCGGCCTGGCCAAGAGCGACACGCTGCCGGGCCACTGCCGCCGCTGCCCCCAGTTGAAGCTCTGCTGGGGCGAGTGCCCGAAGAACCGCCTGCTGCGCACACCCGACGGCGAACCGGGGCTGAACTACCTGTGCAGTGGCCTCCAGCGCTTCTACGCCCAGGTGCAGACGGACATGCCGGCACTGCGCCGGCGCCTCGGACGCTGA
- a CDS encoding nitroreductase — translation MLNTTDAIRQRRAVRGFRPDPVPDALLREIFELAQRAPSNCNTQPWLVEVVSGDKLAQLKQRLLTATAIPAEHRPDIPYEGRYEGTYKERQFDAAARLYGAMGIAREDKAGRAASFMRNFAAFDAPHVAFIYLPAGFGLREAADCGMYAQTLMLALTAHGLASCPQTALSFQPHILRELLELPQGHRLLLGISFGHEDPAVRANQCRVGRAPLAEAVRFHR, via the coding sequence ATGCTCAACACCACAGACGCCATCCGTCAACGCCGCGCCGTGCGCGGCTTCCGCCCCGACCCCGTCCCCGATGCCCTGCTGCGCGAGATCTTCGAGCTGGCGCAACGAGCGCCGTCGAACTGCAACACCCAGCCCTGGCTGGTGGAAGTCGTCTCTGGCGACAAGCTGGCCCAGCTCAAGCAGCGCCTGCTCACCGCCACCGCCATCCCGGCCGAGCACCGGCCGGACATCCCCTACGAAGGCCGCTATGAGGGCACGTACAAGGAGCGCCAGTTCGACGCCGCCGCCCGGCTCTACGGCGCCATGGGCATCGCCCGCGAGGACAAGGCTGGACGTGCCGCCAGCTTCATGCGCAACTTCGCCGCCTTCGACGCCCCGCACGTGGCCTTCATCTACCTGCCAGCCGGTTTCGGCCTGCGCGAGGCGGCCGACTGCGGCATGTATGCCCAGACGCTGATGCTGGCACTCACCGCCCACGGCCTGGCCAGCTGCCCCCAGACAGCGCTGAGCTTCCAGCCGCACATCCTGCGCGAGCTGCTTGAGCTGCCGCAGGGTCATCGGCTGCTGCTCGGGATCTCATTCGGCCATGAGGATCCGGCGGTACGCGCCAACCAATGTCGGGTGGGCCGCGCGCCGCTTGCCGAAGCGGTGCGCTTCCATCGCTGA